A stretch of Pseudoliparis swirei isolate HS2019 ecotype Mariana Trench chromosome 14, NWPU_hadal_v1, whole genome shotgun sequence DNA encodes these proteins:
- the eef1b2 gene encoding elongation factor 1-beta, which produces MGFGDLKSASGLKVLNGFLSERSYIEGYVPSQADVTVFEVISAPPTADLSHALRWYNHIQSYQSQRSSLPGVKKPLGQYGPPGVADTTSGSAPAAKANDDDDDIDLFGSDDEEDAEAEKLKEQRMAEYAAKKSKKPTLIAKSSILLDVKPWDDETDMSKLEECVRSIQIDGLVWGQSKLVPVGYGIKKLQIGCVVEDEKVGTDILEERISAFEDFIQSMDVAAFNKI; this is translated from the exons ATGGGCTTCGGTGACTTGAAATCGGCCTCTGGACTAAAAGTGCTGAACGGCTTTCTGTCGGAGCGCAGCTACATCGAGGG CTATGTCCCGTCTCAGGCCGACGTGACTGTCTTCGAGGTGATCTCGGCCCCGCCCACCGCCGACCTAAGCCACGCCCTGCGCTGGTACAACCACATCCAGTCCTACCAGAGCCAGAGGAGCAG TCTCCCAGGTGTGAAGAAGCCTCTGGGTCAGTATGGCCCTCCAGGAGTGGCTGACACCAcctcaggctccgcccccgccgCCAAGGCCaacgatgatgacgatgacatCGACCTGTTCGGCTCCGACGATGAG GAGGATGCAGAGGCAGAGAAACTAAAGGAGCAACGGATGGCAGAGTACGCAGCCAAGAAATCAAAGA AACCCACCCTCATCGCCAAATCTTCGATTCTATTGGACGTCAAGCCATGGGACGATGAGACGGACATGTCCAAGCTGGAGGAGTGCGTCCGCAGCATTCAGATTGACGGGCTGGTCTGGGGACAGT CCAAACTGGTCCCCGTGGGTTACGGCATCAAGAAGCTGCAGATCGGGTGTGTGGTGGAAGACGAGAAG GTGGGCACAGACATCCTGGAGGAACGCATCTCGGCCTTCGAGGATTTTATTCAGTCGATGGACGTTGCAGCTTTCAACAAGATCTAA